The genomic segment GCCGCCCACGTTGTCCGAATAGGCGAACGCGCCGGTGAACTCGCGCTGCTGGATTTGCAGGTCGGTCCAGTCCAGGTAGAACACCGTGGCATCGACCTGCAGCGAGCCGTCCAGCCAGCGGGTGCGCACGCCCAGTTCGTAGTTCCAGATCTCGTCTGAATCGAAAAACAGTGGCACATCGGGGTCGCGCGTCGGGTTCTGGTTGGCGCCGGCATAGCGAAAGCCTTTCACCGCCGAGGCGAACACTGACAGGTCATCGCTGTAGATCCAGCGCAGAGTGAACTTGGGGTTGAACACCGTTTCGCCGATGTTGCCCACATCGCGCCCCACGGGCACCGCGGCTTTGCCGGGCAGCGCGCCAATCACCTGCGGCAGCAGGCCGGGCAGCAGCACCGTGCTCAGCCCTTCGGCGGCGATGACGGTGGTGCTGATGTCGGCCTCGGTGGTCTGGCGGAACAGGCGCCCACCCAGCCCAACCTCCCAGCGTTCACCGAGGCTGCGGGTCAAGTCGGCAAAGACGGCGTGTTCTTCGGCATCGACCTGGGCGCGCAGGCGAATCAGGCCGCCGCTGGGCAGGGTGCCGATGGTCAGTTGCAAAAATTGATCGGCAGCGGTGTAGAAATACCCGGTCACCAACGACCAGTCGCGCAGCAGCCACAGCGCCGAATCGGTGGGCGCACTTGTCACCCAGCGCAGCTCGGCGCTGGGCTGCTGCGATTCGACCACCGTGTCGCCAAAGGTGCCGACGCCCACCGACGCGGTGCCGATGAACTGGGAATAGTCGAGATTTTGCGGATAGTCCTTGTCCAGGTGGCTGACGATCAGCGTGAGGCTGGAGGCATCAAAGGCCCATTCGGCGTCGGCCAGCAAAACGTTGGTGGTCGATTCCAGCTCGTCCGGCAAAAAGCGCTGGCTGTGCTCGGGGCTGCGGTCGTTATTGCCAAGGGCGCCGTCGTCTTGGTCGGTGTCGCGACGCAGCAGGCTCAGGCCCAGCGCCAGGCGGTCGCTGGCCTGCCAGTCAAGCAGCGCGCGAAATTGGGTCGAGCCGGTGGCATTGATGTCGTCCTCACCCGAGCGCAGGTCGCGCACGTAACCGGGCCGCTCGTTGACCGTGCCCACCACGCGTAGCGCCAGGTCATCGTTGATGCGTTGGTTCCACAGGCCGTCGTAGCGCTGGATGAGGCCATCGCTGCGCGCCAGCACGCCGACGCCCGCGCCCAGCTTGCCGTAGCTGGACTCGGTGTCGGGTTTGTTGGGCACGTAGCGGATGGCGCCCGACAGCGCCGAGCCGCCAAACAGCGTGCCCTGCGGACCCTTGAGCACTTCCACGCCCATGTCGAACGGATCGAGGTTGGGCTGCGGCCCGAGAATCGACGGATTAACCAGCGCCACATCTTCATAGAACAGCCCGAAGGTGCGGGTGAAGAAGGTGAAAAAGGTGTCGGTGGACACGCCGCGGATGATCACCTGTGCGGCCTCCGGGTCCAACCCCGGCGTCACCGCCACGCCGGGCGAGAAGCGCAGGATGGCCTCCAGATTGGTCGCGCCGATGTCGCGCAGTTCATCGCCGTCGAAGGCGTCGATGCTCAGGGGAATGTCGCGAATGTCGGTGGACCGTTTGGTGGCGGTGACAACGATCTCTTCGATGACCCGGCGCGCGGGGGGCGCTGCCACGGACGCAGCCTCGGCGTCCTCCAGCGGCGGCGCTGCGACCGTGCTGACGGTGGGCGGTGCCTCGGCGTCCTGGGCTGATGCCATCGGGCTGAGGGCCGCAATGGCCATTGCCAGGGCCCAGCCCGACAACGATTGACGCGCGTTTCTCCCCATTGTCTTTCTCCGTTCCCCAACGGCGGCCTGGTCGGGCCAATTTATGCGTCTATCTTGAGCTTTTTGATCCGGTAGCGCAGCGCACGAAAGCTCATCCCCAGCAGCGCGGCGGCACGGGTCTTGTTGAAGCGTGCGCGCTGCAGGGCATCGACAATCGCGCGGCGCTCGATGGCCTCGACCTGATCGCCCAGCGACGCGTCTTCGGCGACCATGGCCTCGGGTTCCGGCTTGGTTGCTGTCGGTGCGGCGCGGGCCGAAAGCGTGGCAGGCCGGAGCTGCAGATCGTGGGCGTCAATCGCACCGCCATCGCTCAGCGTCAATGCGCGCTCGAGAATGTTCTCCAGCTCGCGCACATTGCCGGGAAACGGGTAAGCGCACAGCGCGTCCAGCGCAGCGCGAGTGACTGCGGGAACCTGTGGCAATCCATGCCGCGCGGTGAGCAGCGCCAGTCCGTGTTCAACCAGCGCGGGAATGTCTTGTGCGTGATCGCGCAGCGCCGGCGCATGGACCTCGATGACATTGAGCCGGTAGTAAAGGTCTTGTCGAAAATGACCACGCTGCACGGCCTCGTCCAGCCTCTGGTGGGTGGCCGAGATGATGCGCACGTTGACCGGCTGCTCCAGCTCGGCGCCAACCGGGCGCACTTGCCGCTCTTGCAGGGCGCGCAGCAATTTCACCTGCATGGCCAGCGGCAGGTCGGCCACTTCATCGAGGAACAACGTGCCGCCCTCGGCAGCCTGGAAAAAGCCGGCCTTGTCGCGCACGGCGCCGGTGAAGGCGCCTTTCAGGTGGCCGAAGAATTCGCTCTCCATCAGATCGGGTGGAATGGCCCCGCAGTTGACCGGCACGAACGGCGCCTTGGCGCGGGCACTGCAACGGTGAATCTGCCGCGCCACCAACTCCTTGCCGGTGCCGGATTCGCCGCTGATGTGCACCGGTGCCTGCGAGCGCCCCAGCCGCTGGACCAGCGCGCGCAGCGCCACCATGCTCGGGTGGGTGCCGAGCAGCGTTGGGTCTTCGGTATCGGGCGCGGCGCCTTGCGGACACAGGGCCAGTGCATCGTGCACCAGCCGGCGCAGCACGCTCAGATCCACCGGCTTGCTGACAAAATCAAAAGCGCCGGCCTTGAGGCTTTCCACGGCCAACTCGGTGTTGCCATGGGCGGTGATGACCGCCACCGGCAGATCGGGATAGTGGCCGTGCAGGTGATGCACCAAATCCAGCCCGCTGCCATCGGGCAGGCGCATGTCGGTGATGCAGAAATCAAACGCCTGCTCGGCCAGTTGTGCGCGCGCCGCCGCCACGCTGCCGACGGCCCGGGTCTGCAGGCCCATGCGCGACAGGGTGATTTCCAGCAGTTCGCACAGGTCGGCTTCATCGTCGACGATCAGCACGCGGCGGGCAGGGGTTGAAGAGGGCATGGTGGGGCGTGCTTACGGCGGTGTGCTGGCGAAGCGGATGCGGAAACGCGTGCCGCGCGGCTGGTCAAGGTAGCGCAGCTGGGCCTGGTTAAGCTCGCAGAGTTCGCGCGACAGATACAGCCCAAGACCGATGCCGCGCGGCGAGGTGGTGACGAACGGTTCAAAAATGCGCTCGCGCATCGCCCTGTCGATGCCGGGACCGCTGTCGCAGATGTCCAGCCAGGTGTTGCCGCGGTTGTCGCGACCGCTGAGGACGTCCACCGGCTGTCCGGGCGCGTGTTCGGCGGCGTTCTCCCAAAGGTTGTGCAGCACCTGCTGCAGGTGCGCCGGGTCGCAACGCACCTGACGTGGGACCCGAGCCGGGTGAAGTTGAATGGTCTGCTCAGTGGTTTGCGGCTGTTCGCGATACGCCACCAGTGCCTGCTCGACGCTGCGGTCAAGGTCGATCACTGGCAGGGCATGGTCGTGCGGGCGCGCCAAGTCGAGCACATCACGGACGATACGGTCGATGCGCGCGCCATGGCGCTGAATCATGTCCAGCAGCTTGTGCTGATCAGGTGCCAGTCGGGCGTCTTCGGCCAACAACTGGCCGGCCTGGGTGATGGCCGACAGCGGGTTGCGAATTTCGTGCGCAATGCCGGCGCTCAGCCGTCCCAATGCTGCGAGTTTGAGTTGCCGCGCTTGTTCCTGAAGCTGCCAGGCGTCATCGAGCAGGATCAGCGTCGCCCGGCGCGGCCCCTGTCCCAGCGGCGAAAAGCGCGGCACCACTTCGCGGTCATGCCCGGGAATGGCGATGGGCCCCTGCGCCAGTGCGCTGCCGCCGCGCCACACCTGCCACGCCTGGGCCAGCGCGGGCGCAACCCGATGCAGCGTGTGCTGGTCGGTGGTCGGGGTGCCCAGAAAATGTCGCGCCGCCTGGTTGGCAAGCCGCAAGGTGCCGTCGGCGTCGACCACGACCACGCCGGTTTGCATGGTGCCGATGATGCTTTCATTGAGCTGCGACAGGTCGGCCAGCTCGGTGCCGGCCTGCACGGCTTTCTCTTCACTGCGCCGCGCTCGCGCGGCGACGGTTGAGGCTGCGGCGGTGCTGGCGAACAGCATCAGGCCAAGCACGCCGGTACTGGTGATGTCGGGCGTCGACAAAGGCCGTCCCATATGGCGATAAAACTCCTCGCCAAACATCAGCAGGCTGCCGAATGAGGCGCAGACCAGGGCCATGCGCGGACTGAGAATCAGCGCCGCCACGATCATTGGGGTGATCAGCAGAATGCCCAGGCCGCTCTGGATGCCACCCGTGGCATAGACCAGCGCCGCCACGCCCAGCGCATCGACCACAAACTGCACGCCCATCTGCAGGCTGCTGCGCGGTGTGCGGTAGAGCACGGCGGCCAGCATCAGCAGGGCAGCGATGGCGTAGGCCTGGCTGACCTGTCGAAACAGCGCGGCGTCGACCTGCTCGAAAACCTGCAGGCTGATGCCGAATTCCAGCGAGCCCAGCAGTGCGCCGATTAGCACCAGTCGGTAAAGGGTCAGTGCCCGCAGCGCGCGCCAGTCTTCGATTCCGCCGCTGCGCAGGATTACTGGTGGCATTCGGGGCAAACGCCGCCGGCATCGAGCGTGACTTTGGGCACATGCACGCCGCAGTGCGGGCACTGGGTCATTACCTCGAATGGGTC from the Polycyclovorans algicola TG408 genome contains:
- a CDS encoding TonB-dependent receptor, yielding MGRNARQSLSGWALAMAIAALSPMASAQDAEAPPTVSTVAAPPLEDAEAASVAAPPARRVIEEIVVTATKRSTDIRDIPLSIDAFDGDELRDIGATNLEAILRFSPGVAVTPGLDPEAAQVIIRGVSTDTFFTFFTRTFGLFYEDVALVNPSILGPQPNLDPFDMGVEVLKGPQGTLFGGSALSGAIRYVPNKPDTESSYGKLGAGVGVLARSDGLIQRYDGLWNQRINDDLALRVVGTVNERPGYVRDLRSGEDDINATGSTQFRALLDWQASDRLALGLSLLRRDTDQDDGALGNNDRSPEHSQRFLPDELESTTNVLLADAEWAFDASSLTLIVSHLDKDYPQNLDYSQFIGTASVGVGTFGDTVVESQQPSAELRWVTSAPTDSALWLLRDWSLVTGYFYTAADQFLQLTIGTLPSGGLIRLRAQVDAEEHAVFADLTRSLGERWEVGLGGRLFRQTTEADISTTVIAAEGLSTVLLPGLLPQVIGALPGKAAVPVGRDVGNIGETVFNPKFTLRWIYSDDLSVFASAVKGFRYAGANQNPTRDPDVPLFFDSDEIWNYELGVRTRWLDGSLQVDATVFYLDWTDLQIQQREFTGAFAYSDNVGGARNQGVELSIDWLLPAGFTVVLNGAYVDAETTTFFDDFQGPAPAGSELPGTSPFSGSALLAWAGDPGGRRVWNGSLSYTYQNRNFNNLPHTYAHPPLGLLGASVNLTLATLPGQPRLSLIGNNLTNELKPGAVFETPNSGGILTLFNPPRSVVLSVEVAFGG
- a CDS encoding sigma-54-dependent transcriptional regulator; the protein is MPSSTPARRVLIVDDEADLCELLEITLSRMGLQTRAVGSVAAARAQLAEQAFDFCITDMRLPDGSGLDLVHHLHGHYPDLPVAVITAHGNTELAVESLKAGAFDFVSKPVDLSVLRRLVHDALALCPQGAAPDTEDPTLLGTHPSMVALRALVQRLGRSQAPVHISGESGTGKELVARQIHRCSARAKAPFVPVNCGAIPPDLMESEFFGHLKGAFTGAVRDKAGFFQAAEGGTLFLDEVADLPLAMQVKLLRALQERQVRPVGAELEQPVNVRIISATHQRLDEAVQRGHFRQDLYYRLNVIEVHAPALRDHAQDIPALVEHGLALLTARHGLPQVPAVTRAALDALCAYPFPGNVRELENILERALTLSDGGAIDAHDLQLRPATLSARAAPTATKPEPEAMVAEDASLGDQVEAIERRAIVDALQRARFNKTRAAALLGMSFRALRYRIKKLKIDA
- a CDS encoding sensor histidine kinase, with the protein product MPPVILRSGGIEDWRALRALTLYRLVLIGALLGSLEFGISLQVFEQVDAALFRQVSQAYAIAALLMLAAVLYRTPRSSLQMGVQFVVDALGVAALVYATGGIQSGLGILLITPMIVAALILSPRMALVCASFGSLLMFGEEFYRHMGRPLSTPDITSTGVLGLMLFASTAAASTVAARARRSEEKAVQAGTELADLSQLNESIIGTMQTGVVVVDADGTLRLANQAARHFLGTPTTDQHTLHRVAPALAQAWQVWRGGSALAQGPIAIPGHDREVVPRFSPLGQGPRRATLILLDDAWQLQEQARQLKLAALGRLSAGIAHEIRNPLSAITQAGQLLAEDARLAPDQHKLLDMIQRHGARIDRIVRDVLDLARPHDHALPVIDLDRSVEQALVAYREQPQTTEQTIQLHPARVPRQVRCDPAHLQQVLHNLWENAAEHAPGQPVDVLSGRDNRGNTWLDICDSGPGIDRAMRERIFEPFVTTSPRGIGLGLYLSRELCELNQAQLRYLDQPRGTRFRIRFASTPP